Proteins co-encoded in one candidate division KSB1 bacterium genomic window:
- a CDS encoding DNA alkylation repair protein: MASLQEVLKKLESQARPEHVQGMASYGMTAERRLGVAIPDLRRIAKETGKDHGLALRLWGTGIPEAKILAAMIDRPEELTEQQMDEWVAGFNSWDVCDQVCMNLFEKSPLAWKKILEWSEREEEYVKRAAYALIACLAWHDKGTSDAKFIGLFPVIKRGATDERNYVKKAVSWALRNIGKRNKRLNRAALEVAAEIGQMDSRAARWIASDVGKELNSEAVQRRLGA, encoded by the coding sequence ATGGCCTCTTTGCAGGAAGTGCTCAAGAAACTGGAGTCCCAGGCAAGACCGGAGCATGTGCAGGGCATGGCCAGCTATGGGATGACGGCCGAACGCCGGCTGGGAGTAGCTATCCCCGATTTGCGGAGGATCGCAAAAGAGACTGGGAAAGACCATGGCCTCGCGCTAAGACTGTGGGGAACGGGGATACCGGAGGCAAAGATTCTGGCCGCCATGATCGACCGACCGGAGGAACTGACCGAGCAGCAGATGGATGAGTGGGTCGCGGGTTTCAACTCGTGGGATGTGTGCGACCAGGTGTGCATGAACCTGTTCGAAAAAAGTCCGTTGGCTTGGAAGAAGATACTCGAGTGGTCGGAGCGGGAAGAGGAGTATGTGAAGCGGGCCGCTTATGCGCTGATCGCCTGCCTGGCCTGGCATGACAAGGGCACGAGCGATGCGAAGTTTATCGGTCTGTTTCCGGTCATAAAGCGAGGGGCAACAGACGAGCGCAACTATGTCAAAAAGGCGGTGAGCTGGGCGCTGCGGAACATCGGGAAGCGGAACAAGAGACTGAACAGAGCAGCGCTGGAGGTAGCGGCGGAGATCGGACAGATGGATTCGCGGGCAGCCCGATGGATAGCCTCAGACGTAGGCAAGGAGCTAAACAGCGAGGCAGTGCAGAGGAGGCTGGGTGCTTAA
- a CDS encoding vitamin B12-dependent ribonucleotide reductase has product MGGDGNQPGGRPRKKGLVITRRFSRGSVHPFDEIEWERRDSVIVDEKGEVIFHRQNVEVPKFWSQMATNVVASKYLCTRLRSDFEETSVKQLIDRVVRTICTWGREDGYFATQADADIYRDELTYLLVNQMASFNSPVWFNLGIEEKPQCSACFINSVEDTMESILDLAKVEGLLFKWGSGTGTNFSTLRSSKERVSGGGLASGPVSFMKGYDAFAGVIKSGGKTRRAAKMVILNIDHPDIVEFINCKANEERKAWALIEAGYDGSFDGEAYRSVFFQNSNNSVRVTDAFMQAVKNNEKWHTRAVLDGKIVDTYDAVDLMQMIAQAAHLCGDPGLQFDTTINKWNTCAASGRINASNPCSEFMFLDDSACNLASLNLMSFRRDGMEFDTEAFCAAVEIMLIAQDILVDRSSYPTEKITQNSKAFRPLGLGYTNLGALLMSWGIAYDSPQGNALASAVTALMTGQAYLTSARMASRLGPFAEFKKNRECMLNVIRMHKQALHNVNAQLVPAALWQAATKVWDEALAQGEQFGYRNAQVTVLAPTGTISFMMDADTTGVEPEVALVKWKKMVGGGKAKLVNSTVPMALKHLGYAPEEIRAIVAYIDAEGTIEGAPHLKPEHLPVFDCALRPAKGTRCISHMGHVRMLAAVQPFISGSISKTVNMPNDATPQDVFNTFMTAWEMGLKCIAIYRDGSKRTQPLSTSAKSESAGEGKFKASRRRLPAERRALTHKFNIAGHEGYLTVGLYDDGTPGEIFIVMAKEGSVVSGLMDSFATAISLALQYGVPLKVLVNKFSHTRFEPWGYTDNPDIPFAKSIMDYIFRYLALKFLPPSEQAELESNGQRSPEFAAQGPSPATRVSTPVLETPSWHSDEPPCPECGSIMVRAGSCYKCLNCGSNTGCGG; this is encoded by the coding sequence ATGGGTGGTGATGGCAACCAACCAGGCGGTCGTCCGCGCAAGAAAGGACTGGTAATCACTAGGCGCTTTAGCCGCGGTTCGGTCCATCCTTTCGACGAGATTGAGTGGGAAAGACGCGACTCTGTGATTGTCGATGAGAAGGGCGAGGTCATCTTCCACCGCCAGAATGTAGAGGTACCGAAGTTCTGGTCGCAGATGGCTACCAATGTGGTGGCTTCCAAGTACCTTTGCACGCGTCTCCGCTCCGATTTCGAGGAGACCAGCGTCAAGCAGCTCATCGACCGCGTGGTTCGCACCATCTGCACCTGGGGTCGCGAGGATGGCTACTTTGCCACCCAGGCGGATGCCGACATCTATCGGGACGAGCTGACCTACCTGCTAGTCAATCAGATGGCCTCTTTCAATAGCCCAGTGTGGTTCAACCTTGGGATCGAGGAAAAGCCGCAGTGTTCCGCTTGTTTTATAAACTCCGTCGAAGACACTATGGAGTCCATCTTGGACCTGGCCAAGGTGGAGGGGCTCCTCTTCAAGTGGGGCTCGGGCACTGGAACTAACTTTTCCACCCTCCGTTCCTCCAAGGAACGCGTGAGCGGTGGCGGCCTGGCCTCTGGGCCGGTCTCTTTCATGAAGGGCTACGACGCCTTCGCAGGCGTGATAAAGTCTGGCGGAAAGACGCGCCGCGCAGCAAAAATGGTCATTCTCAACATTGATCACCCTGATATTGTCGAGTTCATCAACTGCAAGGCTAATGAGGAGCGCAAAGCGTGGGCCCTCATCGAGGCAGGCTATGATGGCTCCTTTGATGGCGAAGCCTACAGGTCAGTCTTTTTCCAAAACTCCAACAATAGTGTGCGCGTCACCGACGCCTTCATGCAGGCGGTCAAAAACAATGAGAAGTGGCACACCCGGGCGGTGCTGGACGGCAAGATCGTAGATACCTACGATGCCGTGGATCTGATGCAGATGATCGCGCAGGCGGCGCATCTGTGTGGGGACCCGGGCCTGCAGTTCGACACTACGATCAACAAGTGGAATACCTGCGCCGCCTCCGGCCGCATCAATGCCTCCAATCCTTGCAGCGAGTTTATGTTTTTGGACGACTCTGCCTGCAATTTGGCCTCCTTGAATCTCATGAGCTTCCGCAGGGACGGCATGGAATTCGACACCGAGGCCTTTTGCGCGGCAGTGGAGATTATGCTGATCGCGCAGGACATACTTGTGGACCGCTCCAGCTATCCCACCGAAAAGATCACTCAGAATAGCAAGGCCTTTAGGCCTCTGGGTCTGGGCTACACCAACCTCGGTGCTCTGCTCATGTCGTGGGGCATTGCCTACGACAGCCCGCAGGGCAACGCATTGGCCTCAGCAGTAACAGCCCTCATGACCGGACAGGCTTACCTCACATCGGCACGGATGGCTTCGCGTCTTGGCCCCTTTGCCGAATTTAAGAAGAACCGAGAGTGCATGCTGAACGTGATCCGCATGCACAAGCAGGCTCTTCATAACGTGAACGCCCAACTGGTGCCGGCCGCCTTGTGGCAGGCGGCCACAAAGGTATGGGACGAAGCACTGGCCCAGGGCGAGCAGTTCGGTTACCGAAACGCCCAGGTCACGGTTCTGGCACCCACCGGCACTATCAGCTTCATGATGGACGCCGATACCACCGGCGTGGAGCCCGAAGTAGCGCTGGTGAAGTGGAAGAAGATGGTCGGCGGCGGCAAGGCAAAACTTGTGAACTCCACGGTTCCCATGGCCCTCAAGCACCTGGGCTACGCACCTGAGGAGATCCGCGCCATCGTCGCCTACATAGACGCCGAAGGGACCATCGAGGGTGCACCCCACCTGAAGCCTGAGCACCTGCCGGTATTTGACTGCGCGCTGCGTCCGGCCAAAGGTACGCGCTGCATTAGCCACATGGGTCACGTCCGCATGTTGGCCGCAGTGCAACCATTCATCTCCGGTTCCATCTCCAAGACCGTGAACATGCCCAATGACGCCACACCGCAAGACGTGTTCAACACCTTCATGACGGCCTGGGAGATGGGACTCAAGTGCATTGCCATCTACCGCGACGGTTCAAAGCGCACCCAACCGCTCAGCACCTCGGCAAAGAGCGAGAGCGCCGGAGAGGGGAAGTTCAAAGCCAGTCGCCGCCGCCTCCCTGCCGAGCGCCGGGCCCTCACGCACAAGTTCAACATCGCCGGCCACGAGGGTTATCTTACCGTTGGCCTCTATGACGACGGCACGCCAGGCGAAATCTTCATTGTCATGGCCAAAGAAGGCTCGGTGGTCTCTGGCCTCATGGACTCCTTCGCAACGGCCATCTCCCTGGCCCTCCAGTACGGTGTGCCCCTGAAGGTGTTGGTCAACAAATTCAGCCACACCCGCTTCGAGCCGTGGGGGTACACCGACAACCCGGACATCCCGTTTGCCAAGTCCATCATGGACTATATCTTCCGCTACCTGGCCCTCAAGTTCCTGCCCCCCAGCGAGCAGGCTGAATTGGAGAGCAACGGCCAGCGCTCACCGGAGTTTGCCGCACAGGGGCCATCGCCCGCGACGCGGGTGTCTACCCCCGTGCTAGAGACACCTTCATGGCATAGCGACGAGCCCCCTTGCCCCGAGTGCGGTTCCATCATGGTACGAGCGGGCAGCTGCTACAAGTGCCTCAACTGCGGCTCCAATACAGGATGCGGAGGATGA
- the ribD gene encoding bifunctional diaminohydroxyphosphoribosylaminopyrimidine deaminase/5-amino-6-(5-phosphoribosylamino)uracil reductase RibD: MGASSDESFMATALRLARKGLGFVSPNPLVGAVVVRGGKIVGRGYHARFGGPHAEVVALNEAGEEANGATLYVTLEPCAHQGKTPPCVDAIVEAGVARVVAGMRDPNPLVNGKGIEALSKRGIAVTVGVCEEECRRLNEAYLKYITTGMPFVTLKIAQSLDGKIATAAGHSKWISCERARALVRKLRAQYDAILVGAGTVCTDDPVLTPLDKSGPIPKRVVVDDQLAIPLDARLLTDEYATKTVVVTTTLASSEKIRRIEERGAKVLVLEPTNGERISFDALWHSLAQMQVASVLVEGGQQVFTEALLSGQVDRVLIFVAPKLLGEGLDALGDLGIRNVNAAIEIADVSVKKVGSTFLFSGRPVRKA; encoded by the coding sequence ATGGGCGCCAGTAGCGATGAGTCATTTATGGCTACCGCGCTCAGGCTGGCGCGAAAAGGGCTGGGTTTCGTAAGCCCGAATCCGCTTGTCGGGGCGGTGGTCGTCAGGGGGGGGAAGATCGTGGGGCGTGGTTACCACGCGCGTTTCGGCGGCCCTCATGCCGAGGTAGTGGCCCTCAACGAAGCGGGCGAGGAAGCCAATGGAGCCACCCTCTACGTCACTCTCGAGCCGTGCGCGCACCAGGGCAAGACCCCTCCGTGCGTGGACGCTATCGTCGAGGCGGGCGTGGCGCGAGTCGTGGCCGGCATGCGCGACCCTAACCCGTTGGTGAACGGCAAGGGCATCGAGGCCCTAAGCAAACGAGGCATTGCCGTTACCGTTGGCGTGTGCGAAGAGGAGTGTCGCCGCTTGAATGAGGCCTACCTCAAGTACATCACTACGGGCATGCCCTTCGTCACCCTCAAGATCGCCCAGAGCCTGGATGGAAAAATCGCCACAGCTGCCGGACATTCCAAGTGGATTTCGTGTGAGCGGGCGCGTGCCCTGGTGCGGAAGTTGCGCGCCCAGTACGACGCGATTCTGGTCGGTGCAGGAACTGTCTGCACCGACGATCCAGTCTTGACCCCGCTCGACAAGAGTGGGCCCATTCCAAAGCGCGTTGTTGTGGACGACCAGTTAGCCATCCCGCTTGATGCCCGCCTCCTGACCGACGAATATGCCACCAAGACGGTCGTGGTGACCACTACGCTTGCTTCAAGCGAGAAGATCCGCCGCATTGAGGAGCGAGGCGCAAAAGTCCTGGTCCTGGAACCCACGAACGGAGAGCGTATCTCGTTCGATGCCCTCTGGCACTCCTTGGCTCAGATGCAGGTCGCCTCTGTCCTCGTAGAGGGGGGCCAGCAAGTCTTCACCGAGGCGCTTCTCTCTGGGCAAGTCGACCGCGTGCTGATATTCGTAGCGCCGAAACTTTTGGGCGAGGGACTGGACGCCCTGGGGGACCTGGGCATTAGGAACGTTAACGCAGCCATTGAGATCGCCGACGTGTCCGTGAAGAAGGTGGGGAGCACCTTTCTGTTCAGCGGCCGGCCGGTCCGCAAGGCGTGA
- a CDS encoding riboflavin synthase, with translation MFTGLVEEVGVVSAVNKTATGMELGITCESVADGLKVGDSVAVDGVCLTVVEVAPKAFAVQAVAETLRRTTLGNYRRGWRVNLERALRSGDRLGGHLVQGHVDDVGEVKKVTPGGEGKVMEVTLPRNLRPFVVPKGSIAVDGVSLTVARLEGASLEIWLVPHTLKRTTLGEKRPGDLVNLEVDILGKYVAHMLQRAEFQPLSMERLHEWGY, from the coding sequence ATGTTCACTGGACTCGTGGAAGAAGTAGGCGTCGTGTCGGCGGTTAACAAGACGGCTACTGGGATGGAGCTAGGTATCACGTGCGAATCTGTGGCCGATGGGCTGAAGGTGGGCGACAGTGTCGCGGTGGACGGCGTGTGCCTTACCGTAGTCGAGGTGGCGCCGAAGGCTTTTGCTGTGCAGGCAGTGGCCGAGACCCTTCGGCGCACGACGCTTGGGAATTACAGACGAGGATGGCGCGTTAACCTCGAACGGGCACTGCGCAGCGGCGACAGGCTGGGCGGGCACCTCGTGCAGGGACACGTGGACGATGTGGGAGAGGTGAAAAAGGTAACCCCAGGTGGGGAGGGGAAGGTGATGGAGGTGACCTTGCCAAGAAACCTTCGTCCATTTGTGGTGCCAAAAGGCTCCATCGCGGTGGATGGGGTGAGCCTCACCGTGGCCCGGCTAGAAGGCGCCAGCCTTGAGATCTGGTTAGTGCCCCATACGCTGAAAAGGACCACACTTGGCGAAAAGAGGCCGGGCGACCTGGTGAACCTTGAAGTGGACATTTTGGGCAAGTACGTAGCGCACATGCTGCAGAGGGCAGAGTTCCAGCCGTTGAGCATGGAGCGCTTGCATGAATGGGGCTATTAG
- a CDS encoding GyrI-like domain-containing protein, whose protein sequence is MGKIDLKKDLKHLYSPSAIEVSVLEVPPMNFLMVNGTGDPNTSQEYQQAMEALFSLSYALKFRVKKSTGADYAVMPLEGLWWTDDPSQFSMSNRTIWKWTAMIMQPEYVAAEMVAEALDEVRKKKGSPALEGVRFETYHEGLSAQIMHIGPYAAEEPTIARLHSFIRKSCYELSGKHHEIYLNDPRRTAPEKLKTVLRQPIRR, encoded by the coding sequence ATGGGCAAGATTGATCTCAAGAAAGACTTGAAGCATCTCTACAGCCCATCGGCCATCGAAGTTTCGGTACTGGAGGTTCCACCGATGAACTTTCTGATGGTCAATGGCACTGGCGACCCAAATACCTCCCAGGAATATCAGCAGGCAATGGAAGCGCTCTTCTCTCTCTCCTACGCGCTCAAATTCAGAGTCAAGAAGAGCACCGGCGCAGACTACGCCGTAATGCCATTGGAAGGGCTGTGGTGGACGGATGACCCAAGCCAGTTCAGTATGAGCAATCGGACGATCTGGAAGTGGACAGCAATGATCATGCAACCAGAATACGTTGCGGCTGAGATGGTTGCGGAAGCCCTGGACGAAGTGAGGAAAAAGAAAGGATCTCCTGCACTAGAGGGGGTGCGATTCGAAACCTATCACGAAGGTCTATCGGCTCAAATCATGCACATTGGGCCTTACGCTGCGGAAGAGCCAACAATTGCCAGGCTCCATAGTTTCATCAGAAAAAGTTGTTATGAGCTGAGCGGAAAGCATCATGAGATATACTTGAATGACCCCCGAAGGACTGCGCCAGAAAAACTGAAGACCGTCCTGCGCCAGCCTATTCGTAGGTAG